From a region of the Bacteroides sp. AN502(2024) genome:
- a CDS encoding M48 family metallopeptidase — MKRKIVMIAFVLLGMGMTASAQFGKKINLGKVLQAGKDVVSAVTLSDVDIVNMSKEYMEWMDAHNPLTKPDSEYGKRLEKLTGHIKEVDGLKLNFGVYEVVDVNAFACGDGSVRICAGLMDVMTDEEVMAVVGHEIGHVIHTDSKDAMKNAYLRSAVKNAAGATSNKVAKLTDSELGAMAEALAGAQYSQKQESEADDYGVEFCVKHGIDPYAMANSLTKLSELSKDAPQASYLQKMFSSHPDTVKRIERAKAKAATYAK; from the coding sequence ATGAAAAGAAAAATTGTTATGATTGCCTTCGTATTGTTGGGCATGGGAATGACAGCTTCTGCACAATTCGGCAAGAAGATTAATCTGGGAAAAGTGTTACAAGCCGGTAAAGACGTAGTATCGGCCGTTACTTTATCCGATGTGGACATTGTTAACATGAGCAAGGAATATATGGAATGGATGGATGCTCATAATCCTTTAACTAAACCTGATTCCGAATACGGCAAACGTCTGGAGAAGCTGACCGGACATATCAAAGAAGTAGACGGACTGAAGCTTAACTTCGGTGTATACGAAGTGGTAGACGTAAACGCCTTTGCCTGCGGTGATGGCAGTGTACGTATCTGTGCCGGTCTGATGGATGTTATGACGGATGAAGAAGTAATGGCTGTGGTAGGACATGAAATCGGTCACGTTATTCACACGGACTCCAAAGATGCCATGAAGAATGCTTATCTCCGCTCAGCTGTAAAGAATGCGGCAGGCGCCACCAGCAATAAAGTAGCCAAGCTGACTGATTCTGAGCTGGGAGCCATGGCGGAAGCTCTTGCCGGTGCGCAATATTCGCAGAAGCAGGAAAGTGAAGCAGATGATTACGGTGTAGAGTTCTGTGTAAAGCATGGCATCGATCCCTATGCGATGGCTAACTCACTGACTAAACTGTCCGAACTGTCAAAAGATGCTCCACAGGCTTCTTATCTGCAGAAGATGTTCTCGTCACACCCGGATACGGTGAAACGTATCGAGCGCGCCAAAGCAAAGGCTGCAACCTACGCTAAATAA
- a CDS encoding DUF2007 domain-containing protein, translating to MKTVKLITCNDAMRAHILQGALENEGIESILHNEHFSTLYKSYASSISGVDILVAEEEYDKAVQVLRDNDSWPEELTLCPYCGSSDIRLILRKGKRWRAMGAAILSALAVAPPGDNHWIYTCKQCRENFEMPVSKFDPSAVAKE from the coding sequence ATGAAGACCGTAAAATTGATAACTTGTAATGATGCAATGAGAGCGCATATCCTTCAAGGAGCATTGGAGAATGAAGGCATTGAGTCTATTCTGCATAACGAGCATTTTTCTACTTTGTATAAAAGCTATGCGAGCAGCATTTCAGGGGTAGATATATTGGTGGCAGAGGAAGAGTATGATAAAGCTGTTCAAGTGTTGAGGGATAACGATAGCTGGCCGGAGGAGTTGACGCTTTGTCCGTACTGCGGTTCATCGGATATCCGGTTGATTTTGAGAAAAGGAAAGAGATGGCGTGCGATGGGAGCTGCTATCCTTTCGGCATTGGCGGTTGCTCCTCCGGGAGACAACCATTGGATCTACACCTGTAAACAGTGTCGTGAAAACTTTGAAATGCCGGTTTCTAAATTTGATCCTTCGGCAGTGGCAAAGGAATAA
- a CDS encoding alpha/beta hydrolase, with translation MKKKKLLLIALLLLLVAPSFAAKVDTLLVESASMDKEVQVVVVAPDVALGKKAVACPVIYLLHGYGGNAKAWIGIKPNLPQIADEKGIIFVCPDGKNSWYWDSPLNPFYRYETFISSELVKYIDEHYKTIADRKGRAITGLSMGGHGAMWNAIRHKDVFGAVGTTSGGMDIRPFPQNWEMAKQLGEFAANKKVWDEHTVINQIDKIKNGDLAMIIDCGEADFFLNVNKDLHNRLLARKIDHDFITRPGGHTGKYWNNSIDYQILFFDKFFQK, from the coding sequence ATGAAAAAGAAAAAACTTTTATTAATTGCTCTTCTTTTACTTCTGGTGGCTCCCTCTTTTGCTGCCAAAGTAGATACCTTATTAGTTGAAAGTGCTTCCATGGATAAGGAAGTGCAAGTGGTGGTGGTAGCGCCGGATGTTGCGTTGGGAAAGAAGGCGGTTGCTTGCCCCGTCATTTATTTGTTGCACGGTTACGGTGGGAACGCTAAAGCATGGATAGGTATTAAACCGAATCTTCCTCAAATTGCAGACGAGAAAGGAATCATATTCGTTTGTCCCGACGGAAAGAATAGTTGGTACTGGGATAGTCCGCTCAATCCGTTTTATCGTTATGAAACTTTTATTTCATCGGAATTGGTGAAGTATATCGACGAGCATTACAAGACGATTGCCGACAGGAAAGGACGTGCCATCACCGGATTGAGCATGGGTGGACACGGGGCCATGTGGAACGCTATCCGTCATAAAGATGTATTTGGTGCTGTGGGAACTACCAGTGGCGGGATGGACATTCGACCGTTTCCGCAGAACTGGGAGATGGCGAAGCAGTTGGGCGAATTTGCCGCTAACAAGAAGGTATGGGATGAACATACGGTCATCAACCAGATTGATAAAATAAAAAATGGGGATTTGGCAATGATCATCGACTGTGGTGAAGCGGACTTCTTCCTGAACGTGAACAAGGATTTACACAACCGTCTGTTGGCGCGAAAGATTGATCACGACTTTATCACTCGTCCGGGTGGGCATACAGGAAAGTACTGGAACAATTCCATTGATTATCAAATCCTGTTCTTTGATAAGTTTTTTCAGAAATAA
- a CDS encoding DUF4595 domain-containing protein: MKKIFFLFITALLLGCSEEPDDEHHIEDNRWSIVFHETIINDSYPVYKTETFLFDRQQLIQHSVNQKALESEINYEASLTYSDHKVDVLTEGITLSYILNDKGYATRCMYSTASQKREYLFSYSAEDYLIQLNETIENKPYSITTFTYDDGDLTSVTSSLNGISNTIHYEPDENENYEYYIPCLGLLDTHPVTLHIEAVYAGLLGKSPRHLTAHTSPEGNDDEYTDYTYQFDDKGIPTHIKSQTFYQGKSFDTYYPNLRNISITIE; encoded by the coding sequence ATGAAAAAAATCTTTTTTCTATTCATTACAGCTTTACTCCTGGGTTGTTCTGAAGAGCCTGATGATGAGCATCATATAGAAGACAACCGATGGAGTATTGTCTTCCATGAAACCATCATAAATGACTCATATCCTGTATATAAAACAGAGACATTTCTTTTCGACCGACAGCAACTGATACAGCACAGTGTCAACCAGAAAGCCTTAGAAAGCGAAATCAATTATGAAGCAAGCCTTACCTATTCCGACCATAAAGTGGACGTACTAACAGAAGGAATCACCCTGTCCTATATATTAAATGACAAAGGTTACGCCACCCGATGTATGTATAGTACCGCTTCCCAAAAGCGTGAATATCTATTTTCCTACTCCGCTGAAGACTATTTGATTCAACTAAATGAAACGATTGAAAACAAACCATATTCTATCACGACGTTCACTTACGATGACGGAGATTTGACGTCCGTCACTTCATCTTTAAACGGAATAAGCAACACTATCCACTACGAACCGGACGAAAACGAGAATTACGAATATTACATACCTTGCCTGGGTTTGTTGGATACTCACCCCGTCACTCTTCATATAGAAGCCGTTTATGCCGGATTATTGGGCAAATCTCCCCGCCATCTCACTGCACATACCAGCCCCGAAGGGAATGATGATGAATATACCGACTATACCTATCAATTCGATGATAAAGGAATTCCAACACATATAAAGAGCCAGACATTCTATCAAGGCAAGAGTTTCGATACTTATTATCCCAACTTACGCAACATCTCAATCACTATCGAATAG
- a CDS encoding S41 family peptidase — translation MMTKVRKIILMPALSIAFISGFFSCGVDRWPEYAHQIALDSWMYDIMQQNYLWYQDLPSDNNDLNLFLDPASFLSKVKSPNDSYSFVDSVMETPLPTYGFDYSLVRSVDIDTAYNALITYVIPGSPAAEAGLMRGDWIMKVDTSYISKRYETQLLQGTEARDLVMGVWKKVPVEPEEGEEGGETAYQYKVVPDNRTLDLPAARIVEDNPVHQTKILTLDDGKKVGYIMYNSFTAGTKADPEKYNDELRKVSQEFLAAGVQDYVVLDLRYNAGGSLDCVQLLGTILTSGERLNKPMAYLEYNDKNRDKNTTINFDPQVLKTGVNLNLPGLFVITSGTTAGAPEMLIRSLFLEDSYPVIAIGSTTKGQTVATEQFINEEFLWSVNPVVCTVYNSTRDNWGAIAPNNNFKVSETTIDGVANYSEFLPFGDPNERLLKIALGVIDGTYPPTTNEDTEDKAKEQFKIEKNVISPASRRYTGGNGLRIQ, via the coding sequence ATGATGACGAAAGTAAGAAAGATAATCCTCATGCCTGCCCTGAGCATCGCATTTATCAGTGGCTTTTTCTCCTGTGGTGTCGACCGCTGGCCGGAGTATGCCCATCAGATCGCATTGGATTCATGGATGTACGACATCATGCAGCAGAACTATCTGTGGTATCAAGATCTACCCTCCGACAACAATGATTTGAATCTGTTTCTGGATCCAGCCTCGTTCTTGTCGAAAGTGAAATCCCCCAACGACAGTTATTCGTTTGTGGATTCCGTGATGGAAACTCCGCTGCCTACCTACGGATTTGACTATTCACTTGTCCGAAGCGTAGATATTGATACGGCCTACAATGCATTGATTACTTATGTAATTCCCGGTTCACCGGCGGCAGAAGCCGGACTGATGCGCGGCGACTGGATTATGAAAGTGGACACCTCCTATATCAGCAAGAGATATGAAACGCAACTGCTGCAAGGAACAGAAGCCCGGGATTTAGTGATGGGAGTATGGAAAAAAGTTCCTGTCGAACCGGAAGAGGGAGAAGAAGGTGGAGAAACAGCATATCAGTATAAGGTAGTACCGGATAACAGGACGCTGGATTTACCCGCCGCACGAATTGTCGAAGATAATCCGGTACATCAAACTAAGATATTAACACTGGATGACGGCAAGAAAGTCGGTTACATTATGTACAATAGCTTTACGGCAGGGACAAAAGCAGATCCGGAAAAATACAATGACGAACTGCGTAAAGTCTCACAGGAATTCTTAGCGGCAGGTGTGCAGGACTATGTCGTACTCGACTTACGATACAATGCAGGCGGTTCATTGGATTGCGTTCAGCTATTAGGCACCATCTTAACTTCGGGCGAGCGATTAAACAAACCGATGGCTTATCTGGAATACAATGACAAGAACAGGGATAAGAATACAACAATAAACTTTGATCCCCAAGTACTAAAGACAGGGGTTAATCTAAACCTACCCGGTCTATTTGTAATCACCAGCGGGACAACGGCGGGAGCGCCGGAAATGTTAATCAGAAGTCTTTTTTTGGAAGATTCTTATCCTGTCATTGCCATTGGTAGTACCACCAAAGGGCAAACCGTAGCAACAGAGCAATTTATCAATGAAGAATTTCTATGGTCTGTGAATCCCGTAGTCTGTACAGTCTATAATTCCACGCGTGACAATTGGGGGGCTATCGCACCTAATAATAATTTTAAGGTCAGTGAAACAACGATTGACGGAGTTGCCAATTACAGTGAATTCCTGCCGTTCGGTGACCCGAATGAAAGACTACTGAAAATAGCTCTCGGAGTAATCGACGGTACTTATCCGCCGACCACTAATGAAGATACGGAAGATAAAGCAAAGGAACAATTCAAGATAGAGAAAAATGTAATAAGTCCCGCAAGCCGACGATATACGGGCGGCAACGGACTAAGAATCCAATAA